The Parcubacteria group bacterium genome has a window encoding:
- a CDS encoding glycosyltransferase family 2 protein, translating into MDNNNSVKVDVSVVVPLYNEEGNVRELHKKIVDACNALGKTCEVIFVDDGSSDGTVAQCADLSPLTLIRLRKNFGQTAAFDAGFKQAQGRVIVTMDGDLQNDPTDIVTILAKMDEGYDVVSGWRFERKDPLSKKIFSRGADKLRKILLKDSIHDSGCSLKAYNAEALKSVDLFGEMHRFIPALLELDGYTVGEVKVSHHPRIHGVTKYNWKRSVKGLVDMISIWFWRKYASRPLHFFGGSGIILIGLGFVILMWMAMEKIFLDASISDRIWPLMGVFSIILGVQFFAFGLLADIVIKTYYKARGRMNYTVRNTTTK; encoded by the coding sequence ATGGATAACAACAATAGTGTAAAAGTAGATGTTTCTGTGGTGGTGCCACTGTATAATGAAGAGGGTAATGTGCGTGAATTACATAAGAAGATCGTGGATGCATGTAATGCGCTGGGAAAGACGTGTGAGGTCATTTTTGTAGATGATGGATCAAGTGATGGGACGGTTGCGCAGTGCGCAGATCTGTCGCCATTGACATTGATTCGGTTGCGAAAGAATTTTGGTCAGACGGCGGCATTTGATGCAGGATTCAAGCAGGCACAGGGTAGGGTGATCGTAACTATGGATGGTGACCTGCAAAATGATCCGACAGATATTGTAACGATCCTCGCAAAGATGGATGAGGGGTATGATGTTGTCTCAGGATGGCGGTTTGAACGCAAGGATCCACTTAGTAAAAAGATCTTTTCTCGTGGTGCCGACAAACTGCGCAAGATCCTTCTCAAGGATTCAATCCATGATTCCGGTTGCAGTCTCAAAGCATATAATGCCGAGGCACTCAAAAGTGTGGATCTTTTTGGGGAGATGCATCGATTTATTCCAGCACTTTTGGAGTTGGATGGGTACACGGTTGGCGAGGTAAAAGTCAGTCATCATCCGCGCATACACGGAGTGACAAAATATAATTGGAAACGTTCAGTCAAGGGATTGGTGGATATGATCTCGATCTGGTTTTGGCGAAAGTATGCATCGCGACCTCTGCATTTTTTTGGTGGAAGCGGGATCATTTTGATCGGACTTGGCTTTGTAATTCTTATGTGGATGGCTATGGAAAAGATTTTTCTTGATGCGTCGATTTCTGACCGCATTTGGCCACTCATGGGTGTATTTTCCATCATACTTGGTGTGCAATTCTTTGCATTTGGTCTTTTGGCGGATATTGTGATCAAAACGTACTATAAAGCGCGTGGACGCATGAATTACACGGTGCGAAATACGACAACAAAATAG
- a CDS encoding ChbG/HpnK family deacetylase, whose protein sequence is MTPLTKASLITADDLGASPAANSAILTLVAQHKVDRVGVMIRGTISPEEIVLLKNANIKIDIHLDIPSLHYTLKLHDKTMRRGYRFLFHLLCGHISPQKIAKEWESQITLFHEKFGTIPNGISSHEHTHLFPPYFRISCMLAQKHHIPFVRCGTHGPAPRTSLISMILSILHICNKRILRSFPTLSTTRYMTSLDWITPKDLPTILRTTKTELLCHPERAEEYGIITKINELKN, encoded by the coding sequence ATGACACCTCTCACAAAGGCATCACTGATCACAGCGGATGATCTCGGTGCAAGTCCCGCTGCCAACAGTGCAATTCTCACCCTTGTTGCACAACACAAAGTTGACCGTGTTGGCGTAATGATCCGAGGTACAATTTCTCCAGAAGAAATCGTCCTTCTCAAAAACGCCAATATTAAAATCGACATTCACCTCGACATCCCCTCACTACATTACACGTTGAAGCTCCACGATAAAACCATGCGTCGCGGATACCGTTTCCTTTTTCATCTTTTGTGCGGACACATCTCCCCGCAAAAGATCGCAAAAGAATGGGAGTCACAAATTACACTGTTTCACGAAAAATTCGGCACAATACCGAACGGGATCAGTTCCCATGAACACACGCACCTCTTCCCACCATATTTCCGTATATCATGTATGTTGGCGCAAAAACACCACATCCCTTTTGTTCGATGCGGCACACACGGACCCGCGCCACGCACATCACTGATCAGCATGATCTTGTCCATCTTGCATATATGCAACAAAAGAATATTACGCTCTTTTCCCACACTCTCCACCACGCGATATATGACCAGCTTGGATTGGATCACCCCAAAAGATCTCCCGACAATTCTCCGCACAACCAAAACCGAACTCCTCTGCCACCCGGAAAGAGCTGAGGAATATGGGATAATCACAAAAATTAACGAGTTAAAGAATTAA
- a CDS encoding glycosyltransferase — translation MENEKISVVIPCYNEGRSIYSNLTKIHAYLLSHFAQFEIIAVNDGSKDETSAELERCTRDFPLTIINNPINTGKGDAVKKGILASSPDSTFVMFLDADLAIPIEETQKFINVIHANDIDIAIASRFVPGLNVLEPILLHRRIMEFVFRFLRAIILHDWQVRDSQCGFKVFRRNAAMRIFTQTTVKRFAFDSEVIFLARKLNLHIKELPITLCNPRKSHINLFFDPINMFWALFAIRWNHIKGLYNLSKK, via the coding sequence ATGGAAAATGAAAAGATCTCCGTTGTCATTCCCTGCTACAATGAAGGACGAAGCATTTACAGCAATCTCACAAAAATTCATGCTTATCTCTTATCTCATTTTGCACAATTTGAAATAATTGCCGTCAATGACGGCTCAAAGGATGAGACATCTGCAGAGCTGGAACGTTGCACCAGAGACTTTCCGCTGACGATCATCAATAACCCTATCAATACAGGCAAAGGTGATGCAGTAAAAAAAGGCATCCTCGCAAGTAGTCCCGACAGTACATTCGTCATGTTTCTCGATGCCGATCTTGCCATCCCAATTGAAGAAACGCAGAAGTTCATCAATGTGATACATGCAAATGATATTGATATTGCCATCGCTTCGCGTTTTGTGCCCGGCTTGAATGTTTTGGAACCCATATTACTTCATCGCAGGATCATGGAGTTTGTTTTCCGATTTTTACGTGCGATCATCCTTCATGATTGGCAGGTACGTGATTCACAGTGCGGTTTCAAAGTTTTTCGTCGCAATGCAGCGATGCGCATTTTTACACAAACCACCGTTAAACGGTTTGCATTTGATTCTGAAGTGATCTTTTTGGCGCGCAAACTCAATCTACATATCAAAGAACTTCCCATTACACTCTGTAACCCGCGCAAAAGCCACATCAATCTTTTTTTTGATCCAATCAATATGTTTTGGGCACTTTTTGCCATCCGGTGGAATCATATCAAAGGCCTCTATAATCTTTCAAAAAAATGA
- a CDS encoding GDP-L-fucose synthase has protein sequence MERNAKIYIAGHNGLVGSALVRNLTKKGYANLIAKTRQELNLLNERDVFDFFENEKPDYVFLAAAKVGGIHANETYPADFIYQNLQIQNNIIHNAYLHKTKKLLFLGSSCIYPRNCPQPIKEEYLLTGSLEKTNEAYAVAKIAGIKMCQSYNAQYETNFISVMPTNLYGINDNFNLENSHVLPALLRKFHDAKIKNDPEVIMWGTGFPMREFLFVDDLADACVFLMNTYSDSAIINIGTGEDVTIKELALTIKEIIGYTGNIIHDTSKPDGTPRKLLNVDRLHSLGWKHETDLKDGIRKTYEWFLEQENAIKK, from the coding sequence ATGGAAAGAAATGCAAAAATTTATATCGCTGGGCATAATGGACTTGTTGGATCTGCCCTTGTTAGAAACCTCACAAAAAAAGGCTACGCAAATTTGATCGCAAAAACGCGACAAGAACTTAACCTCCTCAATGAACGAGATGTGTTTGATTTTTTTGAAAATGAAAAACCAGACTATGTGTTCTTAGCCGCTGCAAAGGTTGGTGGCATCCATGCCAATGAAACCTACCCTGCCGATTTTATCTATCAAAATCTCCAGATACAGAATAATATCATTCATAACGCATATTTGCACAAAACAAAAAAACTCCTCTTCCTCGGGAGCTCTTGTATTTATCCGCGTAATTGCCCCCAGCCGATCAAAGAAGAATATCTCCTAACCGGATCATTGGAAAAAACCAATGAGGCATATGCAGTCGCAAAGATCGCAGGTATCAAAATGTGCCAATCATATAACGCGCAATACGAAACAAATTTTATCTCCGTCATGCCGACAAATCTCTATGGCATCAATGACAACTTCAATCTAGAAAACTCCCACGTCCTCCCCGCTCTCTTGCGCAAATTTCATGATGCAAAAATAAAAAATGATCCGGAAGTCATTATGTGGGGCACAGGATTTCCCATGCGTGAATTTTTATTTGTCGATGATCTGGCTGATGCCTGCGTTTTTCTAATGAACACGTATTCTGACAGTGCGATCATCAACATCGGTACCGGAGAAGATGTCACGATCAAAGAACTCGCTCTTACGATCAAAGAGATCATTGGTTATACCGGCAATATCATCCACGACACATCCAAGCCGGATGGCACCCCCCGAAAACTTCTCAATGTCGACAGACTTCATTCTCTCGGATGGAAACACGAGACGGACTTAAAAGACGGCATTCGGAAAACGTATGAATGGTTTTTGGAACAAGAAAACGCTATCAAAAAGTAA
- a CDS encoding glycosyltransferase family 39 protein translates to MVQKNNRTVFMAVIVIFCVAFFLRFYHIDVTPPGIYPDEAVNGQDALKVLDGAPWQWFYTDNQGREGLFMNLVAMSFALFGVSVMSLKLPAIICGSLTVVGTFFLSREIFRSDRIALVAMAFNAVAFTAVNFSRISFRANMLPLVLVWSFYFLYKGLHSRKYLDFVIAGAIFGVGMHTYIAFRIAPLILIFLLPFLILARESFLREYWRLLGTFMMSFLIVTAPMFYTFWAHPEYFDSRAEHVFVFSSAVNQGHPIKIFMRSFLLSVAKYTFVSDLNWRNNYPPYPLLDPATGAFFLGGFFYVVYKSGRSIYRRVKYFVRSDDMVIYPFLVFWFFAMLAPEFLTYESNPHALRSIGALPMVYITAALCTSVLYEHMLRAYSGKKFTIRKALLYGAIVFALLFNPIKYFGFWAYHPLTAIYFEKDITQLAHDIQKVPTDRDVVVILGNMQRVPVRMFNWGRPNYTDFNPFELDKIVLSDPHNTTFFFSDFHKEEILAKLMAQYPYMQLHEVVNDIGQKYYVLQ, encoded by the coding sequence ATGGTTCAAAAAAACAATCGAACAGTCTTCATGGCGGTTATCGTGATCTTTTGTGTAGCTTTTTTTCTTCGTTTTTATCATATTGATGTGACACCGCCGGGAATCTACCCTGATGAAGCAGTTAACGGGCAGGATGCGCTCAAGGTGTTGGACGGCGCGCCGTGGCAATGGTTTTATACGGACAATCAGGGGCGAGAAGGGTTATTTATGAATCTTGTGGCAATGAGTTTTGCACTTTTTGGTGTAAGTGTAATGTCACTCAAATTGCCAGCGATCATCTGTGGATCCTTGACCGTTGTGGGTACATTCTTTCTTTCACGGGAGATCTTTCGCAGTGATCGCATTGCACTCGTCGCAATGGCGTTCAATGCAGTTGCTTTTACAGCAGTCAATTTTAGCCGTATCTCATTTCGCGCTAATATGTTGCCACTCGTTTTGGTATGGTCATTTTATTTTCTTTATAAGGGTTTACATTCCCGAAAATATCTCGATTTTGTGATTGCTGGCGCAATCTTTGGAGTGGGAATGCACACATACATCGCATTTCGGATCGCACCGCTTATCCTTATTTTTTTGTTGCCATTTCTCATACTTGCACGTGAGAGTTTTTTGCGAGAGTATTGGCGCTTACTTGGCACATTTATGATGAGCTTTTTGATCGTTACTGCCCCGATGTTCTATACGTTTTGGGCGCATCCGGAATATTTCGATTCACGGGCGGAACACGTTTTTGTGTTTTCATCCGCGGTCAATCAAGGACATCCGATAAAAATATTTATGAGGAGTTTTTTGCTCAGCGTTGCCAAATACACTTTTGTCAGTGATTTGAATTGGCGGAATAATTATCCGCCGTATCCGCTTCTCGATCCAGCAACGGGTGCGTTTTTTCTCGGAGGATTCTTCTATGTGGTTTACAAAAGTGGTCGATCGATTTATCGCCGTGTGAAATATTTTGTGCGAAGTGATGATATGGTCATCTATCCATTTCTTGTATTTTGGTTCTTTGCGATGCTTGCGCCGGAATTTCTTACGTATGAGAGTAATCCACATGCATTGCGATCGATCGGTGCGCTTCCTATGGTGTATATTACTGCAGCATTGTGTACCAGTGTATTGTATGAGCATATGTTGCGTGCATATTCCGGGAAAAAGTTTACCATAAGGAAAGCGTTGTTATATGGTGCAATTGTCTTTGCACTGCTCTTCAATCCGATCAAATATTTCGGATTTTGGGCGTATCATCCGCTTACGGCGATTTATTTTGAAAAGGACATCACGCAATTGGCTCACGATATTCAAAAGGTTCCCACGGATCGTGACGTGGTGGTGATTTTGGGGAATATGCAACGCGTACCTGTGCGCATGTTCAACTGGGGTAGGCCGAATTACACGGACTTTAATCCGTTTGAGCTGGATAAGATCGTCTTATCTGATCCGCACAATACAACATTTTTCTTTTCTGATTTTCACAAGGAGGAGATCCTTGCAAAACTTATGGCGCAGTACCCGTATATGCAATTGCATGAGGTGGTAAATGATATAGGACAGAAGTATTATGTCTTGCAATGA
- the gmd gene encoding GDP-mannose 4,6-dehydratase, translating to MKKALITGITGQDGSYLAELLLEKGYEVHGIIRRSSSFNTGRIDHLYKDPHINNVKLFLHYGDLSDSSSISRLIEKIKPDEIYNLAAQSHVKVSFDNPEYTADVTGLGTLRILDAIKDSGFKTKFYQASTSELFGLVRETPQKETTPFHPRSPYGCAKLYSYWITVNYRESYNIFACNGILFNHESPRRGETFVTRKITRGLARILTGKDDCLYLGNLDAKRDWGYAKDYVEGMWRMLQQKKAEDFVLATGETHSVREFVELACAIAGIDFRWKGKGAKEVGINKKTKKVIIRIDPRYYRPSEVDLLLGDPSKAAGLLKWKPKTKFKELVKVMMEFDLKKETATK from the coding sequence GTGAAAAAAGCATTGATCACTGGCATTACCGGTCAGGATGGTTCGTATTTGGCAGAATTGCTTCTGGAAAAGGGCTATGAAGTACATGGGATCATCCGCCGATCAAGTTCCTTTAATACGGGACGTATTGATCACCTTTACAAAGATCCTCATATCAATAATGTGAAGTTGTTTCTCCATTATGGCGATCTCTCTGATAGCTCCAGCATCTCTCGCCTTATAGAGAAGATCAAACCGGATGAGATCTATAATCTCGCAGCCCAAAGCCATGTAAAGGTCAGTTTTGATAACCCTGAATATACCGCTGATGTAACCGGCCTTGGCACTCTCCGCATACTTGATGCGATCAAAGACTCCGGATTTAAAACAAAATTTTATCAGGCATCTACCAGTGAGCTTTTCGGACTTGTACGAGAAACACCCCAAAAAGAAACGACGCCTTTTCATCCCAGGTCTCCCTATGGCTGTGCGAAATTGTATTCTTATTGGATCACGGTCAACTATCGCGAAAGTTATAATATTTTTGCATGCAATGGCATCCTCTTCAATCATGAATCCCCGCGACGTGGTGAAACATTCGTCACACGAAAGATCACACGTGGGCTTGCGAGGATCTTGACCGGTAAAGATGATTGCCTCTACCTCGGCAATCTCGATGCAAAACGCGATTGGGGTTATGCCAAAGACTATGTAGAGGGTATGTGGCGCATGCTCCAGCAAAAAAAAGCCGAGGACTTCGTACTGGCAACCGGTGAAACACATTCCGTACGTGAATTTGTGGAATTGGCATGTGCAATTGCCGGTATAGACTTCCGGTGGAAAGGCAAAGGTGCAAAAGAAGTTGGCATCAATAAAAAAACCAAAAAGGTGATCATTCGCATAGATCCGCGCTACTATCGACCGTCCGAAGTCGATCTACTTCTTGGTGATCCATCCAAGGCAGCAGGACTTCTTAAATGGAAACCCAAAACCAAATTCAAAGAATTGGTAAAGGTCATGATGGAGTTTGATCTCAAAAAGGAAACAGCTACAAAATAA
- a CDS encoding four helix bundle protein, producing the protein MKINKFEELNIWKESLTLTKEIYETTARGFFVKDRGLQDQIRRAIVSISSNIVEGFEKNNNNEFVRFLKISKGSLGEVRD; encoded by the coding sequence ATGAAAATCAATAAATTCGAAGAATTAAATATTTGGAAAGAAAGTTTGACGCTCACAAAAGAAATCTATGAAACTACGGCAAGAGGATTTTTTGTAAAAGATCGTGGGTTACAAGATCAGATCAGGCGAGCGATTGTATCAATTAGTTCAAATATTGTTGAAGGTTTTGAAAAAAACAATAATAATGAATTTGTCAGATTTCTAAAAATATCAAAGGGATCTCTAGGAGAAGTAAGAGATTAA
- a CDS encoding SpoIID/LytB domain-containing protein, translated as MQIKYHHILSFFLVLLGITVCFLGNVTTAHAGYNLEKTSFYAYKDRYTATDYQPEGTGFYAFTTQQEDTVPIYRIHNITTGDHFYTADEKQKDSLINQTNSPYTYDGIAFYAYTKTLNDSQPVYQFYNKINGDHFYTANEKEKANVQKNLASVYSYEKIAFYAYTTKKTDTSDIYRFYNKTNGDHLYTADELEAAKLNNLSKKNSSPVYRFYDRITGDHLYTASEKEKNTIIATPKTTYKYEGVAFYTYPAQADDLIPIYRFYDKKTRDHFYTADEEKKNELTKSNTNVYEGIAFYAYPSQAENTLPVYYFYNGTDQIYTINEIEKNNLLSSGMGPNIAVGLWYYDKSGIQNDPFEIETNKPYNIKDKDGNVLAQIGGNTHTKVTYDSDGYLKVYGSISSKKIKTAVTFDAADNDNASLIFNVHRPDSSYDEYRGKITVRYYKGKNIIAGTSSTVTQIWVINTLPLEQYTWGMGETTGTGDMDHTKVMTTIFRTYGRWYIEYATKYAPLGFKIRSDSGSQIYRGYEWEKKYPNIKKAAEATRGVIAKYKNEIALTPYSSWSDGHTRSYKERWRSSDYPWCKSVDDPYGKHPNKSTKTLESEGNHMVGLIANGSLVLARDKDWKYDKIMKYYYTGISLNPLY; from the coding sequence ATGCAAATAAAATATCATCACATATTATCGTTTTTTCTTGTTCTCTTGGGCATCACTGTCTGTTTTTTGGGAAATGTAACCACAGCTCACGCCGGTTATAACCTTGAAAAAACATCATTCTACGCGTATAAAGATCGCTACACCGCAACGGACTATCAACCGGAAGGAACAGGGTTTTATGCATTTACAACACAACAAGAGGATACTGTTCCTATTTATCGTATTCACAACATAACCACCGGCGATCATTTTTATACAGCCGATGAAAAACAAAAAGACAGTTTGATAAACCAAACCAATTCCCCGTATACCTATGATGGTATAGCATTTTACGCGTATACAAAAACACTTAACGATTCACAACCCGTTTATCAATTTTATAACAAAATAAATGGCGATCACTTTTACACAGCAAATGAAAAAGAAAAGGCCAACGTGCAAAAAAATCTCGCATCAGTCTATTCTTACGAAAAAATCGCATTCTATGCATACACTACAAAAAAAACAGATACATCGGATATTTATCGTTTCTATAATAAGACTAACGGAGATCACCTTTATACGGCCGATGAGCTCGAGGCCGCAAAATTAAACAACCTCTCTAAAAAAAATTCCAGCCCTGTCTATAGATTTTATGACAGAATTACCGGCGACCACCTCTACACTGCAAGTGAAAAAGAAAAAAATACCATCATCGCCACGCCAAAAACAACTTACAAATACGAGGGAGTCGCGTTTTATACCTACCCTGCACAAGCAGACGACCTGATTCCCATTTACCGCTTTTATGACAAAAAGACAAGAGATCATTTTTATACAGCTGACGAGGAGAAGAAGAATGAACTAACAAAATCAAATACAAACGTGTATGAAGGCATCGCATTTTATGCATATCCTTCTCAAGCGGAAAATACTTTGCCAGTCTACTACTTTTATAATGGAACCGATCAAATTTATACTATTAACGAGATAGAAAAAAATAATCTCCTCTCTTCCGGTATGGGACCAAATATCGCTGTCGGTCTCTGGTATTATGACAAATCTGGAATTCAAAACGATCCATTTGAGATTGAAACGAATAAACCCTATAACATCAAAGACAAGGATGGCAATGTGTTAGCGCAGATTGGTGGCAACACACACACCAAAGTTACCTATGACAGCGATGGTTATCTCAAAGTATATGGCTCTATCTCCTCCAAAAAAATAAAGACTGCAGTTACATTTGATGCAGCTGATAACGACAACGCTTCTCTTATTTTCAATGTACACCGACCGGATTCATCCTATGATGAATATCGTGGCAAGATCACCGTACGCTATTACAAAGGCAAAAACATCATCGCCGGCACCTCGAGCACTGTCACGCAGATCTGGGTGATCAATACTCTCCCACTTGAGCAATACACATGGGGCATGGGTGAAACGACTGGCACAGGTGATATGGATCACACCAAAGTCATGACCACGATCTTCCGCACATATGGCCGATGGTATATCGAATACGCGACCAAATATGCACCACTTGGATTCAAGATCCGTAGCGATTCCGGCTCGCAGATCTATCGAGGATATGAATGGGAAAAGAAATATCCCAACATCAAAAAAGCAGCTGAAGCTACACGTGGAGTCATCGCAAAATACAAAAATGAGATCGCTCTCACACCATATAGCTCATGGAGCGATGGTCATACACGTAGCTACAAAGAACGCTGGAGATCATCCGATTACCCATGGTGCAAATCCGTGGATGACCCTTATGGCAAACACCCCAACAAATCCACAAAAACACTCGAATCTGAAGGCAATCACATGGTTGGACTCATCGCCAATGGATCGCTCGTTCTCGCTCGTGACAAAGACTGGAAATACGACAAGATCATGAAATATTATTACACGGGAATTTCATTAAACCCACTATATTAA
- a CDS encoding glycosyltransferase family A protein has product MPQISVVIPCYNHGKYLEEAVISVKKQTFSDYEIIVVNDGSTDEETIMALDQLKEKYTDVLFIDQENGHLANARNTGIRVSQGEFFLPLDADDKIDSQMLERCLREIQKDNRLGFVYTYTQFFGDFTAILPRPQYDFYELLRKNYIVASALIRKSAWREIGGYDENMKSGYEDWEFYIRLAKNGWYGKLIRKPLFYYRKHGKSMISDATIKNDMNAEYIRTKHADIYAPEKLHAIKIEWKKKNRDRYWHASFYTESFLMTIFIFKRYGFDGLMSRIKKYLTF; this is encoded by the coding sequence ATGCCACAAATAAGTGTTGTGATCCCATGTTATAATCATGGGAAATATTTAGAAGAAGCTGTAATTTCTGTTAAAAAACAGACTTTTAGCGATTATGAGATCATCGTGGTCAATGATGGATCGACAGATGAGGAGACGATAATGGCGTTGGATCAGTTAAAAGAAAAATATACAGACGTGTTGTTTATCGATCAAGAGAATGGTCATCTCGCCAATGCGAGAAACACGGGCATACGGGTTTCTCAGGGAGAATTCTTTCTTCCTTTGGATGCTGATGACAAAATTGATTCTCAGATGTTGGAAAGATGTCTCAGAGAAATACAGAAAGATAATAGATTGGGTTTTGTATATACATATACGCAATTTTTTGGTGATTTTACGGCAATTTTACCAAGGCCACAATATGACTTTTATGAACTGCTGAGGAAGAACTATATTGTGGCGAGTGCTTTGATTCGAAAGAGCGCTTGGCGAGAGATCGGCGGTTATGACGAAAATATGAAAAGTGGCTATGAGGATTGGGAATTCTATATTCGCCTGGCAAAAAATGGATGGTATGGAAAGCTAATCAGAAAGCCACTGTTTTATTATCGTAAACATGGCAAATCCATGATCAGTGATGCAACGATAAAAAATGATATGAATGCAGAATATATCCGGACAAAACATGCTGATATCTACGCTCCGGAAAAACTGCATGCTATAAAAATCGAATGGAAAAAGAAAAACCGTGATCGTTACTGGCATGCCAGTTTTTATACGGAATCATTTTTGATGACCATTTTTATCTTCAAAAGATATGGCTTTGACGGATTGATGTCCAGAATAAAAAAATATCTTACTTTTTGA
- the galE gene encoding UDP-glucose 4-epimerase GalE encodes MKILITGGAGFIGSHTTVALIDAGYTPVIIDNFSNAEKWIIDRIEQITEKKIRLYEGNCNNPQFVNSVFLKERGIGGVIHFAAHKAVGESIAKPLMYYHNNINSLLTVLTVMQKHNVKNIVFSSSATVYGEPDNCPLTENSPRKKATCPYGNTKLIAEDILQDLVRSGAQISAIPLRYFNPIGAHSSHLIGELPSGIPNNLVPYITQTAAGIRESLTVFGDDYDTPDGTCIRDFIHVTDLAEAHVATLAYLMTQTTPYFDIFNVGTGTGTSVMELIKTFEDINDLKINYTIGPRRKGDISACWADVTKINSKIGWVAQKTVADAMRDAWEWQKQLKS; translated from the coding sequence ATGAAAATTCTCATCACCGGCGGTGCCGGATTTATCGGATCACACACAACTGTCGCACTGATCGATGCCGGTTACACGCCCGTCATAATTGATAATTTCTCCAACGCAGAGAAATGGATCATCGATCGCATTGAACAAATCACAGAAAAAAAGATCCGTCTCTATGAAGGGAATTGCAACAACCCGCAATTCGTCAATTCCGTCTTCCTCAAAGAACGTGGCATCGGCGGTGTGATCCATTTTGCCGCACACAAAGCAGTCGGCGAATCGATCGCCAAACCGCTCATGTATTATCACAATAACATCAATTCCCTTCTCACTGTGCTCACGGTCATGCAAAAACACAACGTAAAAAACATCGTCTTTTCCTCATCTGCAACAGTCTATGGCGAACCAGATAACTGCCCACTTACAGAAAATTCTCCGCGGAAAAAAGCAACCTGCCCGTATGGCAATACCAAGCTCATCGCCGAAGACATTTTGCAGGATCTCGTCAGGAGTGGTGCGCAGATCTCAGCTATACCCTTGCGTTATTTCAACCCCATCGGTGCACACTCCTCCCATCTGATTGGTGAATTGCCCAGTGGCATCCCAAACAACCTTGTTCCCTATATCACACAGACAGCTGCCGGCATCCGCGAATCTCTCACGGTTTTTGGCGATGATTATGATACACCGGACGGCACATGCATCCGTGACTTCATCCATGTCACCGACTTGGCAGAAGCGCACGTTGCCACACTCGCCTATCTCATGACACAAACCACCCCATACTTTGACATATTCAATGTCGGTACAGGCACAGGTACCAGCGTCATGGAACTGATTAAAACATTTGAAGATATAAATGATCTCAAAATCAACTACACGATCGGACCGCGCCGCAAAGGTGATATTTCCGCATGCTGGGCAGATGTCACAAAGATCAATTCTAAAATTGGTTGGGTGGCACAAAAAACCGTTGCCGACGCTATGCGAGACGCCTGGGAGTGGCAGAAACAATTAAAGAGTTAA